In Onychostoma macrolepis isolate SWU-2019 chromosome 12, ASM1243209v1, whole genome shotgun sequence, a single window of DNA contains:
- the slc18a3b gene encoding probable vesicular acetylcholine transporter-B, producing the protein MESDGSAGLAKSAALKLSEMGERTKQLGSAMQDPDRQRKLILVIVCVALLLDNMLYMVIVPIIPDYLADLETEQAARTHANSSVSRANRDNLDIQIGVLFASKAILQLMVNPLSGTFIDRVGYDIPLLIGLLVMFVSTCIFAFAENYGTLFAARSLQGLGSAFADTSGIAMIADRYTEEAERSRALGVALAFISFGSLVAPPFGGVLYEFAGKRVPFIVLASVCLVDGVLLLTVIRPFSNGTRANMPVGTPIHRLMTDPYIAVVAGALTVCNIPLAFLEPTISNWMESTMNASKWEMGLIWLPAFFPHVLGVYVTVRLAAKYPEMQWFYGALGMVIIGASSCTVPACRTPGQLMLPLCGVCFGIALVDTALLPTLAFLVDVRHVSVYGSVFAIADISYSLAYALGPVVAGQIVHNLGFVQLNLGMGLVNVLYAPALLLLRCVCQMKKSCSERNVLLEEEPKGLYDSIRMQERRLRRKGLCTTTDNVCPVDENGLFETPRSLSEEESSGPEFI; encoded by the coding sequence ATGGAGTCTGACGGCTCTGCCGGTTTGGCGAAATCTGCCGCCCTAAAGTTGTCCGAAATGGGCGAAAGAACTAAACAGCTCGGCAGCGCGATGCAAGACCCCGACCGGCAGAGAAAGCTCATTCTGGTGATCGTGTGCGTCGCGCTCCTGCTGGACAACATGCTCTACATGGTGATCGTTCCCATTATTCCCGACTATCTCGCGGATTTGGAGACAGAGCAGGCGGCGCGCACTCACGCCAACTCTTCCGTGAGCAGAGCGAACCGGGATAATCTTGACATTCAGATCGGGGTGCTGTTCGCCTCCAAAGCCATTCTGCAGCTCATGGTCAACCCGTTATCCGGCACCTTCATCGACCGCGTGGGGTACGACATCCCGCTGCTGATCGGGCTGCTGGTCATGTTCGTCTCCACCTGCATCTTCGCGTTCGCAGAGAACTACGGGACGCTGTTCGCGGCGCGCAGCCTGCAGGGTCTGGGCTCGGCGTTCGCGGACACCTCGGGGATCGCGATGATCGCGGACAGATACACCGAGGAAGCGGAGCGGAGCCGCGCGCTAGGCGTCGCGCTCGCCTTCATCTCGTTCGGGAGCCTCGTGGCGCCTCCGTTCGGCGGAGTCCTGTACGAGTTCGCAGGGAAACGCGTCCCGTTCATAGTTCTGGCCTCTGTGTGCTTGGTGGACGGCGTTCTGCTCCTGACCGTGATCAGACCGTTCTCTAACGGCACGCGCGCGAACATGCCGGTCGGGACGCCCATCCACCGGCTCATGACAGACCCGTACATCGCCGTGGTGGCGGGCGCGCTGACCGTCTGCAACATCCCGCTGGCGTTCCTGGAGCCCACCATCTCCAACTGGATGGAGAGCACGATGAACGCCTCGAAGTGGGAGATGGGTCTGATCTGGCTGCCCGCCTTCTTCCCGCACGTGCTCGGGGTTTACGTCACCGTCCGGTTGGCCGCCAAGTACCCGGAGATGCAGTGGTTCTACGGCGCGCTCGGTATGGTGATCATCGGGGCCAGCTCCTGCACGGTGCCCGCCTGCAGGACCCCCGGGCAGCTGATGCTCCCGCTGTGCGGCGTCTGCTTCGGCATCGCTCTGGTGGACACGGCGCTGCTGCCCACGCTGGCCTTCCTGGTGGACGTGCGTCACGTGTCCGTCTACGGCAGCGTCTTTGCCATCGCGGACATCTCGTACTCTCTCGCCTACGCTTTGGGACCTGTAGTCGCGGGGCAGATCGTGCACAACCTGGGCTTCGTTCAGCTGAACCTGGGCATGGGTCTGGTGAACGTGCTTTACGCGCCGGCGCTGCTGCTGCTCCGCTGCGTGTGCCAGATGAAGAAGTCCTGCTCCGAGAGGAACGTGCTGCTGGAGGAAGAACCCAAGGGACTCTACGACTCCATCCGCATGCAGGAGCGCAGACTCAGGAGAAAGGGCTTGTGCACCACCACCGATAACGTGTGTCCCGTGGACGAGAACGGGCTCTTCGAGACACCCCGGTCTCTCTCGGAGGAGGAATCGTCGGGACCCGAGTTCATTTAA
- the LOC131551315 gene encoding choline O-acetyltransferase-like — protein MKRATAEAHSDCTMLPKLPVPDLQHTLDAYLRSVKHLVPETQFLKTKAIVETFGKHGGVGERLQKLLLEKREKTGNWVFDFWLEDMYLKNRLALPVNSSPALVFPKQSFRDVKDSLLFAARLILSVSQYKTALDGQTLLLDVARGQKADTPLCMDQYKRLFGSYRRAGLEQDTLITADSASDAGHVIVACKNQFFALNLMEGSCELKEADVQAQLEWIYEQTLSAEQKQPAMGLLTAEGRTDWARARDQLLKDPVNRESVELMERCVCVVCLDDPAGLEPSDANRAALVLHGGRDKNGANRWYDKPLQFVIGADGVCGVVCEHSPFEGIVLVQCTEHLLKNIRSCKQSSGRSASELPHPRRLLWKCPPQIQGALASAADHLHRLVRNLDMNVFTFAVYGKEFIKQQKMSPDAFIQLALQLAFYRCHRRLVSTYESASLRRFRQGRVDNIRSSTPEALAFVKAMTDGGTSAQDAEKVEKLRAAVDAQSKITALAVTGMGTDNHLLGLREIAKEMKMETPDIFSDETYHISNHFILSTSQVPTAEEMFCCYGPVVPDGYGVCYNPQPDHVLFCVSSFRESQETCCGLFVKALNEGLQDMRILCTKQTDHRNTPK, from the exons ATGAAGAGAGCAACAGCCGAAGCCCACAGCGACTGCACT ATGCTGCCCAAACTCCCTGTGCCGGACCTGCAGCACACACTGGACGCCTACCTGAGATCCGTTAAACACCTCGTTCCTGAAACACAGTTCCTGAAGACCAAAGCCATAGTGGAGACGTTCGGCAAACACGGAGGCGTTGGAGAAAGACTGCAAAAACTGCTGCtggagaaaagagaaaagacTGGGAACTGG GTGTTCGACTTCTGGCTGGAAGACATGTATCTGAAGAACAGACTCGCGCTTCCCGTGAACTCCAGTCCTGCGCTGGTGTTCCCCAAACAATCTTTCAGAGACGTGAAAGACTCGCTGCT ATTTGCTGCTCGTCTCATCCTGAGTGTTTCTCAATACAAGACAGCGTTGGACGG gcAGACTCTGCTGCTGGACGTGGCTCGTGGTCAGAAGGCCGACACGCCGCTCTGTATGGATCAGTACAAGCGTCTGTTTGGTTCTTACAGACGGGCCGGTCTCGAGCAGGACACACTCATCACGGCAGACAGCGCGTCTGATGCGGGACATGTCATTGTGGCCTGTAAAAATCAG TTCTTTGCGCTGAATCTGATGGAAGGAAGCTGTGAACTGAAGGAGGCAGATGTCCAGGCTCAGCTGGAGTGGATCTATGAGCAGACGCTGAGCGCTGAGCAGAAGCAGCCGGCCATGGGACTGCTGACCGCCGAGGGCCGGACAGACTGGGCTCGAGCCAGAGACCAGCTGCTCAAAG ATCCAGTGAACAGAGAGAGTGTGGAGCTGATGGAGCGCTGCGTGTGCGTCGTCTGTCTGGACGATCCTGCAGGACTCGAACCCAGCGACGCCAACAGAGCTGCCCTGGTGCTCCACGGAGGACGCGATAAGAACGGGGCGAACCGCTGGTACGACAAACCCCTGCAG ttTGTGATTGGCGCAGACGGTGTTTGTGGGGTCGTGTGCGAGCACTCGCCGTTCGAGGGAATAGTTCTGGTGCAGTGCACTGAACATCTGCTGAAAAACAT ACGCTCCTGTAAGCAGAGCTCCGGCCGGAGCGCGTCTGAACTTCCTCATCCGCGCAGATTACTGTGGAAATGTCCCCCTCAGATTCAAGGCGCGCTGGCGTCCGCTGCGGATCACCTGCACAG ACTCGTGAGGAATCTCGACATGAATGTTTTCACATTTGCGGTTTATGGGAAGGAGTTCATCAAGCAGCAGAAGATGAGTCCAGACGCCTTCATACAGCTGGCTCTACAGCTGGCCTTCTACAG GTGTCACAGAAGACTCGTGTCCACTTACGAGAGCGCTTCTCTCCGCCGCTTCCGGCAGGGACGTGTGGACAACATCCGCTCCAGCACCCCTGAGGCGCTGGCCTTCGTGAAGGCCATGACAGACGGAGGAACATCCGCTCAG GACGCAGAGAAGGTGGAGAAGCTGCGAGCGGCTGTAGATGCTCAGAGTAAAATCACAGCTCTG GCCGTCACGGGGATGGGGACCGACAATCACTTACTAGGTCTACGTGAAATTGCCAAGGAGATGAAAATGGAGACGCCAGACATTTTCTCTGATGAAACGTACCACATCAGTAACCACTTCATCCTGTCAACCAGTCAG GTTCCTACCGCAGAGGAGATGTTCTGCTGCTATGGTCCGGTAGTTCCTGATGGTTATGGCGTGTGTTATAACCCGCAGCCGGATCACGTGCTGTTCTGTGTGTCCAGCTTCAGAGAGAGTCAGGAGACTTGTTGTGGGCTGTTTGTGAAAGCGCTGAACGAGGGACTGCAGGACATGAGGATCCTGTGCACTAAACAAACCGATCACAGGAACACACCAAAATAA